One part of the Heptranchias perlo isolate sHepPer1 chromosome 10, sHepPer1.hap1, whole genome shotgun sequence genome encodes these proteins:
- the eif5 gene encoding eukaryotic translation initiation factor 5 yields MAVNVNRSVSDQFYRYKMPRLIAKVEGKGNGIKTVIVNMVDVAKALNRPPTYPTKFFGCELGAQTQFDSKNDRYIVNGSHEANKLQDMLDGFIRKFVLCNECDNPETDLHVNPKKQTIGISCKACGYRGMLDTRHKLCTFILKNPPENGDGGSAKKEKEKRNKKGKDKENGSVSNSESSTHNEFDAPDAVDGEDDDEDWCEETTEEAQRRRMGEISEHAKNLTLSDDLEKTLEERVNLFYNFVKKKKEEGIIDSADKDLLSEAERLDVIAMGPLILSELLFDENIREQIKKYKRHFLRFCHGNKKAQKYLLGGFECLVKIHRDQLLPRIPHILKELYDADLLEEEVILAWAEKVSKKYVPKELAKEIHARADPFIKWLKEAEEESEEEDDAEKDVEVVYDSSARELKVETVKTIKTKEEEDIDIDAI; encoded by the exons ATGGCTGTCAACGTCAACCGCAGTGTTTCTGACCAGTTCTATCGGTACAAAATGCCCCGTCTGATTGCTAAG GTCGAGGGCAAAGGGAATGGAATAAAGACAGTAATAGTCAACATGGTTGATGTTGCCAAGGCGCTTAATCGGCCTCCAACGT ATCCCACCAAGTTTTTTGGTTGTGAGCTGGGAGCTCAGACCCAGTTTGATTCAAAGAATGACCGTTATATTGTGAATGGATCTCATGAGGCAAATAAGCTGCAAGACATGCTGGATGGATTCATTAGGAAATTTGTCCTTTGTAATGAGTGTGATAATCCCGAAACTGACCTG CATGTCAATCCAAAGAAACAAACCATTGGTATTTCATGTAAAGCCTGTGGATACCGAGGCATGCTTGACACACGACACAAGCTCTGCACATTCATTCTTAAAAATCCACCTG AAAATGGGGACGGTGGTTCAgctaagaaagaaaaagaaaagagaaacaagAAGGGCAAAGACAAAGAGAATGGATCAGTATCCAATTCTGAATCATCCACCCACAATGAGTTTGATGCTCCAGATGCAGTG GATggtgaggatgatgatgaagacTGGTGTGAAGAAACCACAGAAGAGGCCCAGCGACGTCGAATGGGTGAAATTAGTGAGCATGCCAAAAACTTGACTCTTAGTGATGACCTGGAGAAAActttggaggagagagtgaatTTATTCTACAACTTTGTCAAG AAAAAGAAGGAAGAGGGTATTATTGACTCTGCTGATAAAGACCTTCTATCAGAGGCTGAAAGGCTGGATGTAATAGCTATGGGCCCCCTCATATTGAGTGAGCTGCTTTTTGATGAGAACATAAGGGAGCAGATCAAGAAATATAAACGGCACTTCCTGCGT TTCTGCCATGGCAATAAAAAGGCTCAGAAGTATTTACTTGGTGGCTTTGAGTGTCTGGTGAAAATACATCGGGATCAACTGCTTCCCAGAATTCCTCACATCCTGAAGGAGCTGTATGATGCTGATCTCCTAGAAGAGGAGGTCATCCTTGCCTGGGCTGAAAAA GTATCTAAGAAGTATGTCCCAAAGGAACTTGCTAAAGAGATACATGCCAGGGCAGATCCATTTATTAAGTGGCTAAAAGAAGCTGAAGAGGAAtctgaggaggaagatgatgcagagaaggatgtggag GTGGTTTATGACAGCTCTGCAAGAGAACTGAAAGTGGAAACTGTGAAAACCATTAAGACAAAGGAGGAAGAAGATATAGATATTGATGCTATTTGA